In Leishmania braziliensis MHOM/BR/75/M2904 complete genome, chromosome 18, the following proteins share a genomic window:
- a CDS encoding putative uracil-DNA-glycosylase, with translation MQKTLFDLMWKGTSSGTTAATATAAAGRERQLSSTSNDQNITLRTDSPPRKYAKTQCESSHRRSSSRERESDNLKGASRDDAIDLDASVSVPLPGPTRPQQEQDGVIEEAKNASRSTTAPAGSAAAASSVSSSRWLAGLITNPEWRDFLAPITADSWRKGAFIRIERFLDEEKEKGRVILPPAADIFNAFNSCPFRGLKVVLLGQDPYHDLHQAHGLCFSVLPDVPLPPSLRNIYKELTTDIAGFQAPKHGYLQSWSEQGMLMLNATLTVEAHKANSHSKTSGWAAFTDAVIQHLSQHHPNRLVFLLWGGYAQQKKRLIDTSRHVVLENVHPSPLSANRGWFGCRCFSACNEALQRMSHLPMYWQLPLNAPLH, from the coding sequence atGCAGAAAACACTCTTTGATCTTATGTGGAAGGGCACAAGTAGCGGCAcaaccgccgccaccgcgaccgccgccgcaggtagagagcggcagctgtCCTCGACTTCGAACGACCAGAACATCACGCTCCGGACGGACTCCCCGCCTAGAAAGTACGCCAAGACACAGTGTGAGAGCAGTCATCGCCGCAGTAGCTCCAGAGAACGCGAAAGTGATAACCTGAAGGGTGCCTCTAGAGATGACGCGATTGACCTCGATGCGAGTGTGTCAGTCCCACTGCCCGGGCCAACACGGCCCCAGCAGGAACAGGACGGTGTCATTGAGGAGGCGAAGAATGCCTCCAGAAGCACTACTGCACCTGCtggctctgctgccgctgcctcctccgtcAGCAGTAGCCGTTGGCTTGCCGGCCTCATCACCAACCCTGAGTGGAGGGACTTCTTGGCTCCCATTACGGCTGATTCGTGGCGAAAGGGTGCCTTTATCCGCATTGAACGCTTTCTCGatgaggagaaggaaaagggcagAGTCATACTGCCGCCCGCCGCGGACATCTTCAACGCTTTCAACAGCTGTCCGTTTCGAGGTTTGAAGGTGGTCCTGCTCGGCCAGGACCCGTACCACGATCTTCACCAAGCGCATGGGCTCTGCTTCTCCGTCTTGCCCGATGTGCCGCTTCCGCCGAGTCTGCGCAACATATACAAGGAGCTCACGACAGACATTGCGGGTTTCCAGGCACCAAAGCACGGCTACCTGCAGAGCTGGTCGGAGCAGGGGATGCTGATGCTCAACGCGACTCTGACCGTTGAGGCTCACAAGGCCAACTCGCACAGCAAAACTAGTGGCTGGGctgccttcaccgacgccgTCATTCAGCACCTCTCCCAACACCATCCCAACCGGCTCGTGTTTCTGCTCTGGGGCGGCTACGCAcagcagaaaaagaggctCATAGATACAAGTCGGCACGTTGTTCTGGAGAATGTGCACCCGTCACCGCTGAGCGCCAACCGCGGTTGGTTtgggtgccgctgcttttCTGCGTGcaacgaggcgctgcagcgcatgaGCCACCTTCCCATGTATTGGCAACTGCCCTTGAATGCTCCGCTACACTGA
- a CDS encoding putative aconitase: MFRTGIQLAKKCPRPNPFNAKFLTSLQADGGSAKYYKINEISAKYCHLPFSIRVLLESAVRNCDEFDVTSSAIESICDWKVNCTKGIEIPFKPARVVLQDFTGVPCVVDLAAMRDAMKRLGGDPRCINPQIPVDLVVDHSVQVDCSDTPDAVEQNQKMEMHRNRERFEFLKWGSKAFEKLLIVPPGSGIVHQVNLEYLAHVVFNTDGLLYPDSVVGTDSHTTMVNALGVMGWGVGGIEAEAGMLGQSLSMVLPQVVGYKFTGKLMEGCTATDLVLTVVKNLRKLGVVGKFVEFYGPGVDALSVADRATLANMAPEYGATTGYFPIDEETIKYLRSTNRTAMHVARIENYVKAVGLFRTGNEKIEYTQDLELDLSTVVPCVAGPKRPHDNVPLKDLSKDFKACMSAKTGFKGFGIPEGEHAKRVKYTVNGQEATMEHGSVVIAAITSCTNTSNPTVLVAAGLLAQKALKKGMKVAPGIKTSLSPGSHVVTKYLENSGLQKSLDALGFSTTGYGCMTCIGNSGEIAPEVSKCITENNFVAAAVLSGNRNFEARIHPLTAANYLASPPLVIAFALAGRTNIDFDKEPISNGVYLRDIWPSNEEIAEVVNKFVTPGLFKEVYANITTMNAKWNMLQVEEGEFYQWDPKSTYIHNPPYFDGMTLDPPGAKSIENAACLAIFGDSITTDHISPAGNIAKDSPAAKFLMKQGVERKDFNTYGSRRGNDEVMVRGTFANTRLGNRLVGDGQTGPYTVYHPSGEKMFIFDAAMKYKAAGVPTVILAGKEYGSGSSRDWAAKGPFLQGVKAVIAESFERIHRSNLVGMGVIPLQFKAGESVTSLGLTGKESFSVKLPGEMRPLQDIVVKCSNGKNFTAVLRIDTEMEVKYIENGGILNYVLRSKIQ, encoded by the coding sequence ATGTTCCGCACTGGCATACAGCTAGCCAAGAAGTGTCCTCGCCCAAACCCCTTCAATGCCAAGTTCCTGACGTCTCTGCAGGCCGACGGCGGTAGCGCCAAGTACTACAAGATCAACGAGATCAGTGCCAAGTACTGccacctccctttctccaTCCGTGTTCTCCTAGAGTCCGCGGTGCGCAACTGCGATGAATTCGATGTGACATCGTCGGCGATAGAAAGCATCTGCGACTGGAAGGTTAACTGTACTAAGGGAATCGAGATCCCGTTCAAGCCAGCTCGCGTAGTGCTGCAGGACTTCACTGGCGTACCATGCGTCGTGGATCTGGCAGCCATGCGTGACGCGATGAAGCGCCTCGGCGGTGACCCGCGCTGCATTAACCCGCAGATTCCTGTCGACCTTGTCGTTGACCACTCGGTGCAGGTGGACTGCAGTGACACGCCGGACGCGGTGGAGCAAAACCAGAAAATGGAGATGCACCGCAACCGCGAGCGCTTCGAGTTCCTCAAATGGGGCTCGAAGGCGTTCGAGAAACTTTTGATTGTCCCGCCGGGCTCTGGGATTGTGCACCAGGTAAACCTCGAGTATCTCGCCCACGTTGTGTTTAACACGGACGGGCTGCTATACCCGGACTCCGTCGTCGGCACCGACTCGCATACGACGATGGTCAATGCTCTAGGTGTCATGGGGTGGGGTGTTGGCGGTATCGAGGCCGAGGCTGGCATGCTCGGCCAGTCCCTCTCCATGGTGCTTCCGCAGGTTGTTGGCTACAAATTCACTGGCAAGCTGATGGAGGGATGCACGGCAACCGATCTCGTGCTTACCGTCGTGAAGAACCTTCGTAAGCTCGGTGTGGTAGGCAAGTTTGTCGAGTTCTACGGCCCCGGTGTCGACGCGCTCTCAGTCGCTGACCGCGCCACCCTGGCCAACATGGCGCCAGAGTACGGTGCCACCACCGGCTACTTTCCGATCGACGAAGAGACGATCAAATACCTCAGGAGTACGAATCGCACCGCCATGCACGTAGCCCGCATCGAGAACTACGTCAAAGCTGTTGGGCTCTTCCGCACGGGCAACGAGAAGATCGAGTACACGCAGGACCTGGAACTGGACCTCTCCACGGTGGTGCCGTGCGTTGCCGGACCGAAGCGCCCACACGACAACGTGCCCCTGAAAGATCTGTCGAAGGACTTCAAGGCCTGCATGTCGGCCAAAACTGGCTTCAAGGGCTTCGGTATCCCGGAGGGGGAGCACGCGAAGAGAGTCAAGTACACCGTCAACGGTCAGGAGGCGACGATGGAGCACGGTAGCGTCGTGATCGCGGCTATCACCTCCTGCACGAACACCTCGAACCCGACCGTACTCGTCGCGGCGGGTCTTCTGGCGCAGAAGGCCCTGAAGAAGGGCATGAAGGTGGCGCCTGGCATCAAGACATCTCTATCGCCGGGCTCACACGTGGTGACCAAATACCTGGAAAACTCCGGCCTGCAGAAGAGCCTCGATGCACTCGGCTTTAGCACGACGGGATACGGCTGCATGACATGCATCGGCAACTCGGGCGAGATCGCACCAGAGGTATCCAAGTGCATCACGGAGAACAACTTCGTTGCCGCAGCGGTACTCTCTGGAAACCGCAACTTTGAGGCCCGCATACACCCACTGACGGCTGCCAACTACCTggcatcgccgccgctcgTCATCGCCTTCGCGCTCGCCGGACGCACGAATATTGATTTTGACAAGGAGCCGATCTCGAATGGCGTGTACCTGCGCGACATCTGGCCCAGCAACGAGGAAATTGCGGAGGTGGTGAACAAGTTCGTGACGCCTGGCCTGTTCAAGGAGGTGTATGCCAACATCACAACCATGAACGCGAAATGGAATATGCTCCaggtggaggaaggcgagTTCTACCAGTGGGACCCCAAGTCGACGTACATCCACAATCCACCGTACTTTGACGGGATGACGCTCGATCCGCCTGGAGCGAAGAGCATCGAGAACGCTGCTTGTCTCGCCATCTTTGGCGACTCCATCACGACGGATCACATCTCACCTGCCGGCAACATCGCCAAAGACTCGCCTGCAGCAAAGTTTCTCATGAAGCAGGGAGTGGAGCGCAAGGACTTCAACACGTACGGCTCGCGTCGCGGTAACGACGAGGTGATGGTGCGCGGCACCTTCGCCAACACGCGTCTCGGCAACCGCCTGGTCGGCGATGGTCAGACGGGCCCGTACACGGTGTACCACCCGAGTGGCGAGAAGATGTTCATCTTCGATGCGGCCATGAAGTACAAGGCGGCCGGGGTGCCGACGGTAATCCTGGCCGGTAAGGAGTACGGCAGCGGCTCGTCGCGCGATTGGGCCGCTAAGGGGCCGTTCCTGCAGGGTGTGAAGGCGGTCATCGCGGAGAGCTTCGAGCGCATTCACCGCTCGAACTTGGTGGGGATGGGCGTCATTCCGCTGCAATTCAAGGCCGGCGAGAGTGTCACCTCGCTTGGCTTGACCGGCAAGGAGTCCTTTTCGGTCAAATTACCTGGAGAGATGCGCCCGCTTCAAGACATTGTCGTGAAGTGCAGCAACGGCAAGAACTTTactgcggtgctgcgcattGATACCGAGATGGAGGTGAAGTACATCGAGAATGGCGGCATTCTCAACTACGTGCTGCGTTCTAAAATTCAGTAA